TCATGCACAAATATTTTTTGATGCAGCAACACCCCACCCTCAGAATACAACACTTCAATACCCAGAAAATAGTTAAGATCATGGAGGAAGCTTTTCACAGCATCAATATCACACAGATCTATCCTAGTGATgatgatatcatcaacatataccactAAGAGTACTAAGGCATCACCAGAACCCTTAGTAAAAAGTGAATAATCATTGAAAGAATGCACATAACCTCTAGAGGACAAAGATTGAGACAACTTGGCATACCATTACCTTGAAGCTTGTCTCAAACCATACAAAGAATTTTTAAGTTTACAGACCAAATGAGtggaagcagaagcagaagcagaagatGCAGTAGATACTGAAAGACCAGGTGGGAGCTTCATAAAAACTTCTTCATCTAAGTCCCCATGCAAGAAAGTATTATTAACATCTAGTTGGAAAAGTGACCAATTTCTTTTAACAGCTACAACAATAAAGGTTTAACAGTAGACATTTTAACTACAGGTGAAAAGGTTTCATGGAAATCTATGCCTTCAACTTGTGTATCACCCCTAACCACAAGCCTAGCTTTATATCTTTTTAAACTCCCATCAGCTTTGTACTTAATTTTGTATACCCATTTGTAGCCAATTGATTTCTTGCCTTTGGGTAACTCAATTATGTCCCAAGTACCATTAGTCTCCAATGCATCAAACTCTTTTCTCATAGCATTCTGCCACTCAGGGATAACTGCTGCCTGAGAAAAAGTAGTAGGCTCAAATGCATGATGCTCACTAGAAGTAGATACAACAGTTGAATTAGCAGACCTGGAGCTAGGATTAGGGAGAGTGCAAACATAATTCTGCAGATAAGAAGGAGGATTGTGAGTCCTAGATGATCTCCTTAAAGGAGGGAAATCAGATTTAGAGAAAGAAAAAGGGAGATTAGAGGAAGTGGAAGAGTTTGAACTAGAAGAAACAGGGAGATTAGAGCTGATGTTCAGAGGTATTGCAGAATCAGAAGGAGTAGGATTAGAGGGATGAGGAGAAGCAGGGGATGTTGCTGATGGTACAGGGTAAAGTAGATCATGAGAGAGTGAAGAATGCTGCTTAACAATGTGATCAAAGCAGGCAAAAAATGGCAAATTTGACATGGTAGGGGAAGAAGATCCAGATTTAACAAAAGGAAAGAtatgttcatgaaatataacataTCTGGAGATAAGACAGACTTTATTCTGTAAATCATACATCTTATAGCCTTTCTTACGAAAGGGATAACCAATAAACACACAGGGAATGGCCCTAGGTTGCAGTTTGTCTCTATGAGGTTTTGGAACAGTTGAGTAACATAAGCAGCCAAAAGCTCTAAGATTTGAGTATGTAGGGAGTTTGTTATATAAGATCTCATAGGGACTCTTGTCCTTTAACACACTAGAAGGAAACCTATTTATCAAGTAGGTGGTTGTGAGTATGCAGTCTCCCCAAAATCTAAGAGGAAGACCAGATTGGAAAAGAAGAGCTCTAGATGTTTCTAAAAGATGTCTTGGTTTCCTTTCCACAACTCTATTTTATTGTGGAGTGTGAGGACATGTTGTCTGATGCAATATCCCTTtctcaaaaaaaatatttgatCCAAGAGTGTTGGATCCCAactctaaggcattatcacttcTTACATGTTGAACTTTCAATTGGAATTGAGTTTCAGTCATGGCAATGAAGGCTTTTAAGAGGTCAAAAGCATTGTTTTTGGCTCCCATTAGGTGGGTCCAAGTGGCTCTTGAAAAGTCATCAACAATGGTCATAAAATATTTGGAGGCAGTATAGGTAGGAGAGTGATATGGACCCCAGGTGTCAATGTGGATCAACTGAAAAGGCCTTGTGGATTGTATACTACTATCAAGAAATGGTAATCTTGTTTGTCTGGCTAGTGGACATATTACGCAAGAAAAGGACTGTTTGGGAAGATAACTGTGAACCAAGCATAGAAATATGTTTCATTCTAGAAAAAGGAATATGCCCAAGCCTATAATGCCAAACCACATCCATTTTATTGATATTATTCAGAATTGTGTCAGTATTTACATGTGTTTCATCAGCATCAACAACATTGACATTCCTTACATTTTCTTGTATCTCAGGGAAATAACAGGGGGAATAACAGGGGAAGTAATACTAGAAGAGTAACTGGATGTAGTACTGGGAGAAACAATATGAGGAAGTAGGAGCTTGTGGAGATTGTGGTTCAGTTTACCAAGAACCAGAGGCATCTTCAGAGAAGGGGCCTGTATAGCACAAAGAGTTCTGGTAAATAGAACAATCCCATTGTATTGTTCCAACAGCTTATGAACAGAAATAAGATTGTACTGGAGAGAAGGAACAAAAGAACATGATGAATTATGAAATTTGGAAACAAAGTCAATGATCCTACTAAATGAACTTTGACCTTGTAACCATTTGGTAGAGAAACTAGACAAGGTATAGGTAGTGTTTTCAGATTAAAAAGTAAATCCTTATGAGAAGTCATATGGTCAGAAGCTCCAGAGTCTATTATCCAAACAAAACTATCTACTTGTGAAAGCATGCATGACTTGAGCAGAATACTTTCTGATAACAGCTTACCAGCAAAGTTAGCAGAAGCCATCTGAGTGGGAGTAGAGGAGGAATCAGTAGATACATGAGACTGTTGTAGTAACATCATCAGCTGGGAGAATTGATCTTGTGTTAAACCAGAAACTATTGATGCATTACTAGATTGAGATGACTTGACAGAATCAGGAACCACATTAGCATCCACATTAGCAGGAGGACAAGGAGAGTTCACTTCAACATGAGCTGCAGTTTTCCTACTGCCAGGCCCTTTTGTGAACTTAAAATTTGAAGGATACCCATGTAGCTTGTAGCACTTGTCAATTGTGTGACCTGGCTTCTTACAATATTTGCATGTCAGGGCTCTTTGAGTATCAAAATTGACTCTGGAAGGAAAACCTTGCTTAGACACCACAACATTGAAATAAGCAGATGTAGGGAGAAACTGAGGAGAGGTAGAAACTTGCCTCTGCTTCTCATCTGACAACAATATACTGTAGACAATGCTCACAGATGGAAAAGGCTTAATCATGAATATATTGCTTCTAGTTTGCACATATATATCATTGAGACCCATCAAAAAATGATACACCTTTTGAACATCATCATCTTTCTCATAATCAGATTTGAAACCACAATTGCTACAGGACCTGACTCTACTGATTGACAAGGCATCAATTTCATCCCACAATTGCTTGATTTTGTTGAAATATGAAGCAATATCAAGTGATCCTTAtgagatatgagcaagttcttTCTTAAGCTCAAATACCCTTGCAGCACCTGCTTGACCATATCTTTCCTCCAACTCACTCCAAATATCTTTGGCAAGTTCAGAGTACTCAACACTACGAGCAATATCTTTGGGCAGGGAGTTGGTTAACCAAGAGACGACCAAATCATTACACCTCTGCCACTATCTTGCCAAGGGAGAACTGTCAGGATGCTTAACTAAAGATCCATTAATGAAATCCAATTTATTTCTAACAGACAAAGCCACAAGGATGGTTCGTctccaactcccatacccaataCTATCAAAAGGTACAGAAACTAAAGAAGACCCTAAAACATCAGACGGATGCACATAAAAAGGATGACATGGATGCGTATAATCATCCTCATGAAAAACAGAACGAGAAGTAGTAGAACGAGCAGTTGGTAACGCAGATATGGAATCATCATTCGGCATTTTGTATACAATTAATCAGGAAAAGATATGCACACAAATAAACAATGAGGAGAGATAACTAGGGTTACCAAATTTCCTTCGCGACCGGAAGGAACAGCGGCCTTGTAAAAAAATCCGTGGCAAAGACGAGCAAACCCTAGCTGAATGAGGAGTTTCAGAAATTAACAAACCCTAGGTTGAGAAAGACGACCCAGATAATATGAGAATAAGTTCGATCAATCAACACCCATCGTCAACGccgaaaaaaaaactcaaaacagTGATGAAAATCTCGTCGGAAAAGCTCAGAATCGCGAAGAAGCAGCGGAACCTCAAAACTCCAATGAAAATGTGTGAGGGTAACATCGGACGAGAGGTAATTACCCAATCTATCTAGATctgggctctgataccatgttaaaacTTGATTGACAAGCAAAATCACTCAAGTTTATTTGAGTTCATAGTGAGTTTAGAGAGAGAGTGAGAGGCGGAAGCTTCTAGGTTTCTATTTTTTGGTCAATAATGAAAATCCCATCTGCCCGATATATTTTGTTCCCTCTTATCTATATTTGGGCCAGTCCACTAATTATATTCAGACTAAAATAAACACAATGTGGGCTTCTGGGCCCAATAGTAAAAGAAAGAAACTAAGTGATATCATTTTCTTGTATCTCAACAAAAATtgacatttgtaaagcctcaaatgcGGGGTTTCTCAAGTTttggagactaggaattctcccaaaagtgataaTACTCAAGAAGTCATGAATATTATGGATATCTATATTATTCGCCGCTTAACTAATTTTTTATCTATATTAAATATGAATCGGGTCGAATAATTTATCTGTTTTGCATTGCCCATTTTCTACCCGCCCATTTTCCACCCCTAAACTGGATCGATTTACTTTTCCTATAGTCGTCCCGTAATGCCTCTTCAGATTTAACCCCAAACATGAAGACAAGAGGAAGTAAACTAATCCCACTTCATCTAATTATTAATTTCCTATAACCAAACTTTAATTAAAGCAAATCAGACATGTTAAGCATGACAAGTACATCTTAAACATGACAAACTTGGTCATGCACAGGCTATCATTTCGTCGCCATTGGCTGTGATCATTGTTTTGCcaaaaataaagacttttctaTGTTTTTAACTTAGTACAAGGAATTTTAGAAGACATCAAACTGAAAAAGCCCAATTCATCGGTCTTTAAACGTGGGAGAAAAGGTAGCACATGCAACAAGCTGTGGGATATGAAATATGAGTCTCGTAGGAAACATTTAGCTCGTTTGTTTTTGCTTAGTTTTAGTCAAATGTTTTGAAACGTTTCAAAAAGAGGCATGTTTTCGTACTATGTTCGTCCCAACCAGTCTCGTGGCTACATCCACAATCACATTTTAACATTTCCATTATATGTAAAACACGACCCGTTTTATTTTCATTCGTTCAATTGTAACATATTCTAATTCTATAAGAGGAAAAAGATTCCAGTGTACAAAGTGTTATTAATAATGAAGAGAAATAATGGGTTTTGGCTTGCCTGTAAAACTCTTTTTCAGTGAGGTGGGTAACCCTATACCATCTTTAAAATTGTTTATGTACTCCACTTGTTACTGAAAGAGAAGAGCCCAAAGTGTAAGTTCAAGATGAAGTTTGAGAtaaataaaaattctagattACATCAATCCTGGTAGAGTTGAGGTATAAACAAAAAACCTATATTACCAAACCTTAACCCTAACCAATTACTTCGTTTGTTAAACAAGATAACTCGTAAATTAATATTGGAATAGTGTAGAATTCTGACTAAACAAAAATTGTATTTTGGAATTAAACATTTTACCACCCTGCGTGTATAAATACATCACTTCAGTCTGTGTTGAGGAAAACAGAATCCTTAAAACTTTTAGTTGTTAAGTTTTTATTAGAAGGTTAACTATTATTCAGTTTTAGAGATGATCATACACTTTAACATGATACTACAGTAGGTAAGAAATCCTGAGTTCCAGTCTCCCACCAAAATATTTGATTCATCGCATTTTAGCTGAATTGCAATATGTTAAAGAGGATATGTACAGaagctttttatttttttattttttttattttttttgtttccaTCGGTTAGGTATGAAACTATATTGAGCTTCGGTGGCACAAAATTAGCACGCTCATGTAACTTGatataattatgatatgtaaatgCTTAATGCAACAAATATAAACTTAGACCTTTTTAAACTGAATGTATCATTTATACCAAAAATATATCTGTGGATTTAAGTTTTATACCATCATGTGAACAACTGATTGTATGTAAAAGAAATATCACACTAGCATACAAAATGGATTCCTATATACTTGATTaccaaaagaagaagagaaaaaagatTCATGTACTTGCAAGCTTTTAATCCTAGTACTTAACCTCCGTTTATCATTTTAATCCTATGACTTCAACCTATGTTATCTTCAAAATACTAtttgatttttataatttttgcaAGTCAACAATATAGTTTGACATCAAAgtataaaattaaagtatatttATAACAGTTGTTTCTAAAAAAATTAAGATATACTTATTTGACCTTATCTTTTGCATGAGGTTGAGCTTCACCTAGTTAGCAATCTACTTTAACTTAATGTGTATACACTGTCATAATATGAGAGTTGGAGCTATTTGGCATTTGATTCACGAAGTGTTGAAAtttctttgaaaatatttttatttttctgatAACGTTATtggagaattttttttttccatttttgcaAGAATTTAAAACACCTCTGCAGTAGTTTTTAGAATTTGGTAAAAACTATAAAAACTTTCTCTAATTGTGTTTGGTTGAAAAATAATTCTGAAATTTTTCATTTTCGTACTTCTTACAAAAACTACTAGCAAAAGATattccccaaaaaaaaaaattgcctgTTTAACTATTGGTTAGGAAATTTCACCTATTTTAATAGCAAATGCCAAATGTTGAATATTTAGTCCAAAACTCTTGGAAATTAACGAATACCATGCTTTAAAACGATAACACATAAAAACCAAAAGGAGTATATTCATTTGATTTGTATGCTCTCACCGTCTCATTAGTCATAAGTGCTTTCGGTCTCGTTGCGAAAAATTTTGATGGAAAAATCACAAATCATTTTCACTAAATTTCGGCTCTTGGTCAATTCTCTCCGTCCATCAGTTTCATTTTGAACCGCAAGATTTGCCACAACACCTTTCTCACATACCAGTGATTGATGGAGTTTTTCGCGGATACTATTGTTTTCGATGTGTATgtatgaaataataataatattataaaaatattagattttaaagtcataattttAAGAATATAATAAATTGAGTGAGCTAAATTACTAAAAATTGAacctataaaatttaaatttcagaTCGGTATCCGACCCCACCTCTGCCACTACCGCCTCTTCACCCTTTGATGTATCAATAACCCATTAGACCCCAAGTATGCAGTTTTTCCTGTTATACTGGCTTTTGTCATTACCAACTATATACCGAACCCCACCCCTTCTTATCATTATATATGTACAcacgaaaacaaaaataaaaattaaaccaAATACGTACTTGTTATTAATTTATCAATTCTGACATGATCCACACAGCTGTGTATGAATATAATCAATCATGGTGTAGAGAGTCAATATTTGATACGCTTGCACTTTATGCAACTATAAAATGGTCACTTTGAAGCTAACTTTTTTAAAGTGCACAAAAGATATTTTTTAGTCCCTCTTGCAGCGCTATAAGTTTCTGCATTAAAAAGCATAATATAGAAGCCATTTATTTATCCAAATCATGAAACTTTCTTTTAAGCCAGTACAGCCATGCACCAGCTTCAAACAAACCCCTCAACAACCTACATTCCAGTGCATCACCATTACTCAACCAAACAGGCTTACAAGAAATTTAAACCTCACCATGCAAACATTATCCCCGAAAAACCTCGAAAATTTATTTCTTGGCTGGAATGTTGTTGAGCGTAGTGGGAATTTAGCTTCAACATCATCAGCCTTGTCAATGCCCAGTTTCTCCGGACAGTGCCCGAAAGAACTGGGCAAGAATTGGATGGACTATCAAGGGATCAAGAACTGGGAAGGTTTGCTTGATCCGCTCAACGATAATTTACGTGGAGAAATAATCAGATATGGTCATTTTGTTGAAGCTGCTTATAGAGCTTGTAATTTTGATCCTTCTTCTCCTTCATACGCCATGTGCAAATACTCGAAAAAGAAGCTGCTCCAATTTTCCGGCTTTTCAGGTACTGGTTATCGTGTTTCTAAGTACTTAAAAGCCACTAGCGGGATTCAGCTTCCAAGTTGGGTGGATAAAGCACCTAATTGGATGGCCAAGCAGTCGAGTTGGATTGGTTATGTCGCGATTTGCCATGACCAAAGAGAAATTACAAGACTCGGGAGAAGGGACGTTGTCATTGCCTTACGTGGCACTGCAACTTGCTTGGAGTGGCTCGAGAATCTACGAGCTACTCTCACACCTctctcaaataataataataataataacaataacaacagtaATAAATGTTGTTCCAGCATATATTCCGTTAATTGTTGCCCAATGGTCGAAAGCGGTTTCCTAAGCTTGTATACATCCAAGATGGGCACACGTCACAGTCTACAAGACATGGTGAAAGAAGAAATAGCCCGAATCATAAAAGCTTACCCAGGTGAAACTTTAAGTTTTACCATCGCAGGCCACTCACTCGGGGCAGCGTTAGCCACCCTGATGGCCTACGATATTAAACAAGCTTTAGAGGAGATACCTCTCGTTACAGTTATTTCTTTTGGCGGTCCAAGGGTCGGGAACCACAGCTTCCGACACCATCTTGACAAACAAGGCACAAAAATCTTGCGCATTGTCAACTCCGACGACCTTATAACCAAAGTCCCTGGTTTTGTCATCGACAACAataccaacaacaataacaacaacgatAATTTTACCAACAAGAAAGGTGGCCATTGGATCCAAAAGCTTGTGGAAGATACTCAATGGGTATATGCAGATGTTGGGTGTGAACTGC
The DNA window shown above is from Nicotiana tomentosiformis chromosome 8, ASM39032v3, whole genome shotgun sequence and carries:
- the LOC104113297 gene encoding phospholipase A(1) DAD1, chloroplastic-like, giving the protein MKLSFKPVQPCTSFKQTPQQPTFQCITITQPNRLTRNLNLTMQTLSPKNLENLFLGWNVVERSGNLASTSSALSMPSFSGQCPKELGKNWMDYQGIKNWEGLLDPLNDNLRGEIIRYGHFVEAAYRACNFDPSSPSYAMCKYSKKKLLQFSGFSGTGYRVSKYLKATSGIQLPSWVDKAPNWMAKQSSWIGYVAICHDQREITRLGRRDVVIALRGTATCLEWLENLRATLTPLSNNNNNNNNNNSNKCCSSIYSVNCCPMVESGFLSLYTSKMGTRHSLQDMVKEEIARIIKAYPGETLSFTIAGHSLGAALATLMAYDIKQALEEIPLVTVISFGGPRVGNHSFRHHLDKQGTKILRIVNSDDLITKVPGFVIDNNTNNNNNNDNFTNKKGGHWIQKLVEDTQWVYADVGCELRLSSSDSPYLNGINIAACHELKTYLQLVNGFVSSNCPVRATAKKMMQKANYVKSNRNDD